TTCCCACGCGCTCCACACCTCTTGTCCGCCACCATTTTGTCGTACTTAAAATATGTCCAGTTCTCCTTATCCACGTGCATTAGCACTTCAATCGCGTGTGCATTATTGTAAGGACTTGGATCCTTGTCCCCTGTCCCTTGGCCGTGGCTTAATTCGTGAAACATTGTGCTATCTTGTTCCGAGGTGCTCTGGCCGAACCAGCCATTGTCCAAGGTCAACTCATCGTCATACCACGGCACGGGAGACCGCCAGTACCTCGCCGCGTCAGGCTTGATATCACCCCTATAGATCTCAAGCTTCTTACGTGGGTTGTTAATGTCACGAATCATACCTTCCAGGATCTTCCTCAGGCGCTTGAGATTCTCGATGAGTTGCCTGTAAGCAGGGCAAGGGCACAACTTGGAAAGACTCCCGATATTTGCATCAATCTGCCCAATCAGCGTCTCAGCCCGCTGCTTTACGCGCTGAATCGAGGTGTGGATGGCCTGCTTCTCGGCGTCGCTAAATGAACTTCCCCACTCGTATTCGTACAATCCAAGCACATCCACACTATCGATTGATTGCTTGCGAACATAGTGCGTTGACGTGACCAACAGCCTTGAAGGACGGCCACCGTATGCACCCTGTACTCTAAAAC
Above is a window of Limisphaera ngatamarikiensis DNA encoding:
- a CDS encoding RHS repeat-associated core domain-containing protein; the encoded protein is LVSDPVWFGRHIAELNGTNGAVVRAYVWGLDVSESLDGAGGVGGLLWVRLSGGPGAGVHFVTYDGNGNVWTLVSASTGTETARYEYGPFGEPLRLTGAAAASNPFRFSTKRTEDGTGLVLYEYRANSPGLGRWLSRDPAGEVGFRVQGAYGGRPSRLLVTSTHYVRKQSIDSVDVLGLYEYEWGSSFSDAEKQAIHTSIQRVKQRAETLIGQIDANIGSLSKLCPCPAYRQLIENLKRLRKILEGMIRDINNPRKKLEIYRGDIKPDAARYWRSPVPWYDDELTLDNGWFGQSTSEQDSTMFHELSHGQGTGDKDPSPYNNAHAIEVLMHVDKENWTYFKYDKMVADKRCGARGK